The Ralstonia pseudosolanacearum genome includes the window ACACCAAGCGGGTTCTTTTCTATCTGGTCGGGGCGAGAGGATTTGAACCTCCGACCACCTGCACCCCATGCAGGTACGCTACCAGGCTGCGCTACGCCCCGAAGCATGAAAGTATAACAGAGTGATATCGCCCGTGACTAGTGGATCGCAGCAACCCTTACGATTTGCTCGCCTGCAGGATATCCAGCACCGCTTGCAGCGCGAGGCGCAATGCGGGCACGTCGATGGTGTCACTGCTGGCAGCCGCCACAGGTTCTGCAGTTGCGGCGACCATCTCGGCCGGTGCTTCAGGCGCTTCGGCCGGAGCACTGCTCCCACCATGCCGCAGCTCATCCAACCGATTGCGCGCGCCGTTGATCGTGAAGCCCTGCTCGTACAGCAGTTCGCGGATACGGCGGATCAGCAGCACCTCGTGGTGCTGGTAATAGCGCCGGTTGCCGCGCCGCTTGACCGGCTTGAGCTGCGTGAACTCCTGCTCCCAATAGCGCAGCACGTGCGGCTTCACCGCGCACAGATCGCTCACCTCACCGATGGTGAAGTAGCGCTTGGCAGGAATCGGCGGCAGATTGACCCGCTCCGTATGCTTATCGGTGACCATGGTGGCGCAAGCGAAGACGCGAAATTACGCAGCGCTGGCGGGCATCGGCTCGACGCGTTCCTCGACGAGCGCCTTGAGCTTCTGGCTCGCGTGGAAGGTGACGACGCGGCGCGCCGTGATGGGAATGATCTCGCCGGTCTTGGGATTGCGCCCCGGACGCTGCGGCTTGTCGCGCAGCTGGAAGTTGCCGAAGCCGGACAGCTTGACGCTGTCGCCCTGTTCGAGCGCCTCGCGAATCACGTCGAAAAAAGCTTCGACCATGTCCTTCGATTCACGCTTGTTCAGGCCGACCTGCTCGAACAGCATCTCGGCAAGCTCGGCCTTAGTCAGCGTCGGCACGTCCTGGCCGCGCGCGGCATCGCGCGCATCGGCCAGGGCCGCCGAGGAAGAACCGAGCGCGTCGCCCAGCGAGGCCGCCAGCGAGGATGCGTGTTGATCGTTCATAGGATTCGCTTGCGTGGTCGATCCGAATGCGGAGGTTCGTTCGAGCGGTCTGAGCGCGGTGCGGACGTCAGGCACGCAGACGCGCGCCGAATGCATCGCCGGCCGCACGAATCAACTGCTGCGTGGCGGCCTCGACGAGATCGTCCTGAAGGGTGCTGTCAGTATCTTGCAACGTAATCCTGAAGGCAAGGCTTTTCTCCTGCGCCCCAATCGCGGCCGTCGCGGCCTTCGGACGGAACTCATCGAACAGCACGACACCCTGCAGATAGCGCTGCCATGGCATACCGACCGCCGCCTTCTCGAACGCATCGACGAGGTCCTGCACGACCACATCCTGGCGCACGACCAGCGCGATGTCGCGCGTCACCGCCGGCACGCGCGGCACTTCGCGATAGGCCGGCAGACCGACGGCCGTGATGGCGTCCAGGTCCAGCTCCCACACCACCGGCGCGGTGGGCAACTCGTACTTCTGCAGCCAGCGCGGATGCAGCTCACCGATCCAGCCGATGGCACGGCCGTCCAGCACCACGCGGGCAGCGCGGCCCGGATGCAGCGCCGGATGCTCGGCACGCTCGAAGCGCGCCTGCAGCGGCCACAGCAGCGACTCGACATCGCCCTTCACATCGAAGAAGTCGACGGCGCGCGCCGGCACGCCCCACTGCTCTTCCGCGGCCGGGCCGTAGGCAATGCCGCCCACCCGCATCGGCTGCGCATAGCCCGCCACGGACAAGCCACCGTCGGCCACCTCCGCATCGCGGCGGAACACGCGGCCCACCTCGAACAGGCGCACGCGCGAAGCCTTGCGGTTCAGGTTGTAGCGCACCTTGTCGAGCAAGCCGCCGATCAGTGTGCTGCGCATCACCGAATACTGGCTGGCGATCGGGTTCAGCAGCGGGATAGGCTGCGTGTTGCCGGCAAAGTCGGCTTCCCATTCGGTCTCGACGAAGGCGAAGTTCACGACCTCGTGGTAATCGCGTGCGGCCACGGCATGACGCACGTCGTGCATCGTGCGGCGCGCCTCGTTGGTCGGGCGCATCGCGTTTTCAGCAACCGGCGGCTTGGCCGGGATCTGCTCGAAACCGTAGATGCGGGCGACCTCTTCGATCAGGTCTTCCTCGATCTCGAGGTCGAAGCGGTACGACGGCGGCTCGACCACGAACACATCGCCGTCCACGATGAACGTGAGACCGAGGCGCTTGAACACATCCGCCACGACATCGTGCGACAGCGGAATACCGAGCACACGCGCGGCACGCGCCACGCGCATGCGCACCGGCTCGCGCTTGGGCAGATTGACGATCTGGTCGTCGATCGGGCCGGCTTGGCCGCCGCAGATGTCGAGGATCAGCGCGCTAATGCGCTCGATGTGCTCGACGATGGTCGCGTAGTCGACGCCGCGCTCGAAGCGGTGGCCGGCGTCGGTCGAGAAGTTGTAGCGGCGCGCACGACCCTGGATGGCGGCGGGCCACCAGAATGCGGCTTCGACGTAGATGTTTTGCGTGTCGAGCGTGACGGCGGTCTTGTCGCCGCCCATGATGCCGGCCAGGCTTTCGATAGCCTGCTCGTCCGAGATCACGCCGACCTTGTCATCGACGGTGACGGTGTCGCCGTTCAGCAGCTTCAGCTGCTCGCCGGGCTTGCCCCAGCGCACCGTCAGGCCGCCATGGATCTTGTCCAGGTCGAACACGTGCGACGGACGGCCCAGCTCCAGCATCACATAGTTGGAGATATCGACCAGCGCCGACACGCTGCGCATGCCCGCACGCTCGATGCGCGACACCATCCAGGCCGGCGTCTTCGCGCGCGCATTGACGCCGCGGATAATGCGACCCGCGAAGCGGCCGCACAGGTCCGGCGCGTCCACCTTGACCGGCAGCTTGTCGGAGAGCGTCACCGCCACCGGCGCCATCGTCGGCAGCGTGATCGGCGCGCCCGTCAGCGCGGACACCTCGCGCGCCACGCCGTGGATCGACAGGCAGTCCGCCTTGTTGGGCGTGAGCTTGATGACGAAGATCTGGTCGTCCAGATCCAGCACCTTGCGGATGTCCGCGCCCACCGGCGTGTCTTCCGGCAGGATCAGCAGGCCGCCGTGGTCTTCCGACAGCTTCAGTTCGCGCGCCGAGCACAGCATGCCGTAGCTCTCCACGCCGCGCAGCTTGCCGATCTTGATCTTGAACGGCTTGCCGTCGTCGCCCGGCGGCAGCTCGGCGCCCACCATCGCGCACGGCACCTTGATGCCCACCGACACATTCGGCGCGCCGCAGACGATCTGCAGCAGTTCGCCCGTGCCCGCGTCGACCTTGCAGACGTTCAGGCGATCGGCGTCCGGGTGCTTGTTCACCTCGACCACGTGGCCGACAACGATCTGCGAGAACGGCGGCGCGACAGGGTCGACCTCTTCCACCTCGAGACCGGCCATCGTCAGGCGATGGGAGAGCTCAGCGGTGGCGATCGGCGGATTGACGAAACTGCGAAGCCAGGATTCCGGAAATTGCATGGCGCGACAGAAAAAGGAATTCGGTGAACAGGGAAACGGCGAACCCGCGGACGACAGGCGCCCGCGTTACGCGAACTGGCGCAGGAAGCGCACGTCGCCCTCGAAGAACAGGCGCAGGTCGTTGATGCCGTAGCGCAGCATGGTCAGGCGCTCCAGGCCCGAGCCGAACGCGAAGCCAATGTAGCGCTCCGGATCGAGGCCCATGTTGCGCACCACGGTCGGGTGCACCTGGCCGGAACCGGAAATCTCCAGCCACCTGCCGTTGCCGAAGGCCATGTCGATCTCGGCCGACGGTTCGGTGAACGGGAAGTACGACGGACGGAAGCGCACCTGGATATCGTCGCTCTCGAAGAACTTGCGCAGGAAGTCGGTGTAGACGCCCTTGAGATCGGCGAAGCTGATGTTGTCCGCGATCCAGAGGCCTTCGACCTGGTGGAACATCGGCGAGTGCGTGGCATCGCTGTCGACGCGATAGGTGCGGCCCGGTGCGATCACCTTGATCGGCGGGATGCGATCGAGGTGCTTGTATTTCTCGACGTGCATGCGGGCATAGCGCACCTGCATCGGGCTGGTGTGCGTGCGCAGCAGCAGGAGTTTGTCGTCGCTGTCACGGCCGTCGATGTAGAAGGTGTCCTGCATCGAGCGCGCCGGATGGTTGTCCGGGTTGTTCAGCGCCGTGAAGTTCATCCAGTCGGTTTCGATCTCTGGGCCATCGGCCACATCGAAGCCGATCGAGCCGAAGATCTGGGCGACGCGCTCCCAGGTGTTCATCACCGGGTGCAGGCTGCCCTCGGCCACCTCGCGGCCGGGCAGCGTCACGTCGATCGCCTCGGCAGCCAGGCGCGCGTTCATCAGCGCGTCGGCCAGCGCCTGACGGCGGTCGTTCAGGGCCGCTTCGACGCGGCTCTTGGCCAGGTTGATGCGCGCGCCTTCCGACTTGCGCGTCTCCGGATCGAGCTTGCCCAGTCCCTTGAGCAAGTCAGTCAGCACGCCGGCCTTGCCGAGAAAGCGCGCCTTCTCGTTTTCCAGCGAGGCGTTGTCCTCCACAGAGGCAAACGCAGATTGGGCATCGGCGACGACTTGGTCCAGATCCAGTGACATGGGAAGGCGAGCGTGAGAATTCGGGAATTCGGAATAAAAAACGGGGCTCGGTGAGAGCCCCGTCAGGGTGATCGGCCGACAAACCGCGGAACGGACTAACCGGCCAATCAGACTCAGGCGACGTTGGCTTTCACCTGGTTCACGATGGCGGCAAACGCCACCTTGTCGTGAATGGCCATGTCCGACAGCACCTTGCGGTCCAGTTCGATGGACGCCTTCTTCAGGCCGTTCATGAACTTGCTGTACGACAGACCGTGCTCGCGCGCACCTGCGTTGATACGTGCAATCCAGAGGGCGCGGAACACGCGCTTCTTGTTGCGACGATCGCGGTAGGCGTACTGGCCAGCACGCATGACCGCCTGCTTGGCGATGCGATAGACGTTATTGCGACGGCCGCGGTAACCCTTGGCAGCGTCGATGACTTTCTTGTGACGGGCCCGCGCTGTGACCCCACGTTTAACTCGAGGCATGGAACTCTCCTTTCGTAGTTAGGGGTTAGGCGTACGGCATCATTGCGCGAACGGACTTCAGGTTCGTCTCATGGACGCCCTCGGTACCGCGCAGCTGACGCTTGTTCTTGGTGGTCTTCTTGGTCAGGATGTGACGCTTGAAGGCTTGGCCACGTTTGATCGTGCCACCAGGACGGGCAGTAAAGCGCTTGGAGGCGCTTTTCTTCGTCTTCATCTTCGGCATGGAACAACTCCGTTTTTGACATGAAGCCAGGTGGACGGCTGACGCCGACACTTGCAAGACCCGGATCCACTTGTTGTGTCGCGGCAGGCGATGAAACCCGCCGCGCTTTCCGACTTCGCATGCCGCCGACGCGCGACAACTTGCTTCCGTCCGAAACTGCTAGCGCATGGCCAGAATCCTCCGACCACCGCCCTGTTACTTCTTTTTCTTCGGCATCAACATCATCACCATCTGGCGGCCTTCCATCTTCGGCATCTGCTCGACCTGGGCGTACTCTTCCAGATCGACCTTCAGACGCTCCAGCATGCGTGCGCCGATTTCCTGGTGGGCCATTTCGCGTCCGCGGAAACGCAGCGTGATCTTGGCGCGATCGCCTTCGTCCAGGAAGCGCTTGAGATTGCGCAGCTTGACCTCGTAGTCGCCGTCGTCGGTACCAGGGCGGAATTTCACTTCCTTCACCTGGATGACCTTCTGCTTCAGCTTGGCCTCGTGGGCCTTCTTCTGTTCCTGATACTTGAACTTGCCATAGTCCATCAGGCGGCAGACAGGCGGCTGCGCGGTCGGCGCGATCTCGACCAGGTCGACGTCCTTCTCTTCTGCCAGACGCAGTGCGTCGAACAGTTTGACGATGCCGAGCTGTTCCCCTTCAACCCCGGTCAGCCGGATTTCCGGCGCGGTGATCTCGCGGTTGATGCGGTGAGATTTCTCAGTAGCGATGTTGAATGTCCTCAAAGAAGCAAAAAACAAGCCGTGCCCAGCTCATGACTTGTTGGCGAAATCGTTCTGCAGTCGCTCAACGAACGTGGATACCGGCATCGAGCCGAGATCGACGTTGCCACGGGCACGCACGGCCACCTGATTTCCGTCGCGCTCCTTATCGCCCACCACAACGAGGTAGGGGACCTTCTGCAAGGAGTGCTCGCGGATTTTATACGTAATTTTCTCGTTCCGCAAATCGGCGGAAGCCCTAAACCCTTGTTTTTGCAGGGATTGCGCAACGGATTCCGCATATTCGGCGTGGGCATCGGCAATGCTCATGACCACCACCTGCTCCGGCGCCAGCCACAGCGGCAGTGCGCCGGCATGGTTTTCCAGCAAAATACCCAGGAAGCGCTCGAACGAGCCCAGGATGGCGCGGTGGAGCATGACCGGGCGCTTGCGGCTGTTGTCTTCCGCGACGTACTCGGCATCCAGGCGCTCGGGCAGCACCAGGTCGAGCTGCAGCGTGCCGCACTGCCACGAGCGGCCAATGGCGTCCTTGATGTGGTACTCGACCTTCGGGCCGTAGAAAGCGCCCTCGCCCGGCAGCTCTTCCCATTCGACGCCGCAGGCGCGCAGCGCCGTGCGCAGGCCATCCTCGGCGTGATCCCAGATGTCGTCCGAGCCGGCCCGCTTGTCCGGACGCAGCGCCAGCTTGACGGCGACGTTCTCGAAGCCGAAGTCCTCGTAGACGCTGAAGGCCAGGTCGTTGAAGTCCTTGGCCTCGGCCATGATCTGGCCTTCCGTGCAGAAGATGTGTGCATCATCCTGCACAAACCCGCGCACGCGCATCAGGCCATGCAGCGCGCCGGACGGCTCATTGCGATGGCACGCGCCGAACTCGGCCAGGCGCAGCGGCAGGTCGCGATACGAGCGCAGGCCGTGGTTGAAAATCTGCACATGGCCGGGACAGTTCATCGGTTTGATCGCGTATTCGCGCTTCTCCGACTCCGTCACGAACATGTTCTCTTTGTAGTTCTCCCAGTGGCCGGAGCGCTCCCACAGGCCGCGATCCATCACCTGCGGCGTACGGACTTCGCTGTAGCCGGCACCAGCCAGGCGGCCGCGCATGTATTGCTCGACGGCCTGCCAGATCTGCCAGCCCTTCGGGTGCCAGAACACCATGCCGGGCGCCTCTTCCTGCAGATGGAACAGGTCGAGCACCTTGCCGAGCTTGCGGTGGTCGCGCTTCTCGGCTTCTTCCAGCATGTGCAGGTAGGCTTCCTGGTCTTCCTTCTTGGCCCAGGCCGTGCCGTAGATGCGCTGGAGCATCTCGTTGTTGGAGTCGCCGCGCCAGTAGGCGCCGGCCACCTTCATCAGCTTGAAGACCTTGAGCTTGCCCGTGGACGGCACGTGCGGGCCACGACACAAGTCGACGAAATTGCCTTCGCGGTACAGGCCGATTTCCTGGTCTTGCGGAATCGAGGCGATGATCTCCGCCTTGTACTTCTCGCCCATGCCCTCGAACAGCTTGACGGCGTCGTCACGGCTCCAGACTTCGCGCGTGACCTTTTCGTCCTTCTTCGCGAGTTCGGCCATCCGCTTCTCGATGGCGACGAGGTCTTCCGGCGTGAAGGGGCGCTTGTAGGCGAAGTCGTAGTAGAACCCGTTTTCGATGACCGGGCCGATCGTGACCTGGGCCTCCGGGTACAGCTCCTTGACGGCATAGGCCAGCAAGTGCGCCGTCGAGTGGCGAATCACGTCGAGACCATCTACATCCTTGTCCGTGACGATGGCCAGGTCGACGCTCTGCTCGATCCTGAAGCTCGTGTCGACCAGTTGCCCGTCAATGCGGCCGGCCAGCGCGGCCTTGGCCAAGCCCGCGCCGATGCTCTGCGCCACTTCGGCCACCGTCACCGGGCCGGGAAACTCGCGCCGGGAACCGTCCGGCAACGTAATCGCGATCATGCTTGCTCCTGTGGAGGCTCCGTCGCGCGGGTGCGTATGCGCGGCGGTTATCATTCTGTCGTGCGCCGCACCGGGTAGGTGCGGCAGTTTGTCGGGCCGGATGCTTCGAAGCGATTTCAGCCGGATCGCCACGCGCAACACAAAACGCGGACGAAAAAAAACGCGGCCAAGGCCGCGTTTTCATTTGCGCTGAACTGCCGCTTGGGCAGACCGCAAAGGGCGAAACCGCACCTTGACTACTGTCGCTCCGAAGCGGTGGTAGTTCGCGGTGCCTGAATCATGTTTCGCCTTATATGCAGTTGTACGGGACGCAACCCGAAGGATGACGGCTTGGACACCCTACCCGACGCGTCCTGCTAAATGCGTTGGTAGGCTCGATTGGACTCGAACCAACGACCCCCACCATGTCAAGGTGGTGCTCTAACCAGCTGAGCTACGAGCCTGCCGAAAGACGAAACTATACCATCACTTTCGCCGCGCTGACAATACCCCAGTAACTTCCTCGATTAATATCAGCGCCCGTTGCAATTGTGTCGCTTCTGATACCTCGGCCGTGAACTGCATCTTGGCGACGCCCTTGCTCGACAGCGTGCGCACGCCGGTCACGTTGATCTTCTCGCGCGAGAGAATTTCCGAGATGTCGCGCAGCAGCCCCTGGCGGTCCAGCGCCTCGACGTGGATATCGACCGGATAGACCGCCTCGCCGCGGTTGCCCCACTCGGTCTGGATCACGCGGCCCGGCGCGCGCGCCGCCAGTTGCTGGAACGTCGCGCAATTCTGCCGGTGGATCGACACGCCGCGCCCGCGGGTCACGAAACCGACGATCGCGTCCGGCGGCGCGGGCTTGCAGCAGCGCGACATCTGCGTGAGCAGCGAATCGACCCCCACCACCAGCACGCCGCTCTTGGCGCCGCGGGCCACGCTGGTGGCGCGGCTCTTCTTGGTGATCAACACCTCGTCGTCGGCCGGCGCGGGCGGTGCGCCATCCGTGCGCAGCACCGCCTCGACGTGGCGCAGGCTGAACTCATCCTTGGCCACCATGGCGTACAGCTCGTCCGGCGTCTTGAAGCCCAGCTTGGCGGCGAGCTCCTCCAGGTTGACGGCGGTCTTGCCTTCGCGCTGCAGGGTCTTGTCGATCAGGATACGGCCCTGGGCGAGCGTTTCCTCCAGCTCCAGCGCGTTGAACCACGCGCGCACCTTGGCACGCGCCCGATTGCTCGCCAGATAGTGCAGCTCGGGGTTGAGCCAGTCGCGCGACGGCCCACCCTGCTTGACGGTGACGATCTCGACCGTCTGCCCGTTCTTGAGCGACGTGTTCAGCGGCACCATCGTGCCGTCGACGCGCGCGCCGCGGCACCGGTGGCCGAGATCGCTGTGCAGGTAGTACGCGAAATCGACCGCCGTGGCGCCCTGCGGCAGCGCGATCACGCGCGCCTGCGGCGTCAGCACGTAAATGTGGTCATCGAGCTCGGTATGCTTGAGCTGCTCCCACGGCGAGTCTTCCTGGGCGACGGTGTGCTCGGCATCGTCCTTCCAGGCCAGCAGCTGGCGCAGCCAGGCGATCTTCTCGTCGTAGCGCTCGCTGGCGGAGAACTGGCCGGCGTAGCCCTTGCTGCCGGCCTCCTTGTAGCGCCAGTGCGCGGCCACGCCGTATTCGGCGAAGTGGTGCATTTCGCGCGTGCGGATCTGCACCTCCAGCGCGCGGCCGTCGTCGCCGATCACCACCGTGTGCAGCGACTTGTAGCCATTGGTCTTGGGACGCGAGATGTAGTCGTCGAACTCCTTCGGGATCGGCTGCCACATGTGGTGCACGAAGCCGAGCACGGTGTAGCAGTCCTTGATGTCGTCGACGATGACGCGGAAGGCGCGCACGTCGTACAGATCGGCGAAGTCGAGCTCCTTGCCGCGCATCTTCCGCCAGATGCTGTAGATGTGCTTGGGGCGGCCGCTGACCTCGGCGTGGATGCCCGCGTCGCGCAGCGTCTGCTGCAGCCTGGCGATTGCCTCGCCGATGAACTTCTCGCGCTCGATGCGCTTTTCGTCCAGCAGGCGCGCGATGCGCTTGTAGGTATCGGGGTCTTCGAAGCGGAAGCCCAGGTCTTCGAGCTCCCACTTCAACTGCCAGATGCCGAGCCGGTTGGCGAGCGGCGCGTAGATGTCGAGCGTCTCGCGCGCCATGCCTTCGGGGGCGGGCAACTTGTTCTGGGCCAGCCAGCGCAGCGACTGCAGCCGCGACGCCAGGCGGATCAGTACCACGCGGATATCCTGCGCGAAGGCCAGCAGCATCTTGCGCAGCGCCTCGACCTGGGCGCGGCGCGCCTCGGCTTCGTTCTTGCGGGTGACGCCCGCCTCGGCCGGGCTGACCATGCCGGCGATCGCGCCGATACGCAGCAGTTGCCGCACGTCGTGCACCAGCCGGGCCACCTCGTCGCCGAACGCCGGCTCGATCGCCCGCTCGTTGTCGGTGGCCAGGATGGGCAGCAGGAACAGCGCCGCCGCCTGCAGCGACGGCGCGTCGACGCGCAGCCCCTCGAGAATCGCCACCGTGCCGCGCGCATGCGACATCAGCGGCTCGCCGGTCAGCGTCTGGTGGTCGCCGGCATGGTCGGCCAGGCATTCGAGCGCGCGCGCGACGGCCGCCTCGCGCGCCGCCTTGTCGGCTGGCGCCCCGGCGCCCCCTGCCGGACGGTCGGTCTTGCTGTTCATAGTGCGTCTTGCAAACGGATGCGGATCAGCCCTTGCGCGCCGCCGTCACGACGATCTCGATGCGGTACTGGGGATTGGCCAGCGCGGCCTCCACGGTGGCGCGCGGCGGCGCGTTGCCCGGCGCGACCCACTGGTCCCAGACCACGTTCATCGCACCGATCTCGGCGATGTCCTTCAGGAAGATCTGGCACATCAGGATGCGCGTCTTGTCGCTGCCGTTGGCGGCCAGCACGCGGTCGATGGTGGCGAGCACCTCGGCGGTTTGCGCGGCGATGTCACCGTCCAGGGTGGTTTCCGGCACCTGGCCGGCGACATAGACCACGCCGTTGTAGACCGCCGCGTCGGAGTAGCGATGTTCGACGTTGTAACGCTTCAGTTCAGTGCTCATCTTGAAAATCGGGAGAATCGATCGGGTCGTCATTGACCGAGAAAGAATTGGCGCGCGATCGCGACCTGGTCGGGCTGCACGAAGGTCGGCGCGTGGCCTACATCGGGAATCTCGACCGTGCGCACATGCTGGCCGCGCTGCCGCATGGCCTCGAGGGTCTCGCGCGTGAGCAGGTCGGACTGCGCGCCGCGCACCACCAGCACCTCGCCGGGATTCGCCCCGAACAGGTTCCAGAGCTGGCTCTCGCCGGCTTCGATCAGTTCCGGCGTGGCGTTCTTGAACGGCTCGGCCAGGCGCAGATCATAGTGCAGGATCCATTCGCCGCCCTGCGGCTTGAGGATGGCGGTATTCAGCGCGCGCCACTGCTCGGGCGTGTGCGGGCCGAACGACGCGCTGATCGTCTTCAGGTACGCCAGCCCCTCGTCGAAGGTCTTGAAGCGGACGTCCAACCCCACGTACGCGCCGATGCGCGACAGCGAGGTCTGCGTCACGCGCGGGCCGACATCGTTGATCAGCAGCTTGCGGATCGGCGACTTCGGCAGACCAGCCAGGCTCATGCCGATCAGGCCGCCCATCGAGGTGCCGAACCAGTCCACCGATTCCACGTTGAGCCGAGCCAGCAGCGTCACCATGTCGGCCACGTATTGCGGGATCACGTAGCCCCGCGGATCGGCCAGCCAGTCGGAGCGGCCGCGCCCGACCACGTCGGGGCAGACCACGCGATAGTCGTTGCACAGCGCCTGGGCCAGCACGTCGAAGTCGCGGCCGGTACGCGTCAGGCCGTGCACGCAGACCAGCACGCGCGGGTTCTGCGGGTCGCCCCATTCGTGGTAGGCCATCCGGTGCAGGCCTGACTGGCTCAGGCACTGCACGGACGCGAGACGCGGCGAAACGGGCATGAACGACTCCTGCGCTTGATGACAGAGGGGAAAAACCGAAGCCCGATTGTACGCCGTGCCCAGCGCGATGCGCCCGCGCACCGGGCCGCGCGCCGGCAACAAAAAAGGCCTCGCAACCGCGAGGCCTGTTCGCCGATGACAAGGCGCCTTACTGCGCGACCCAGCCGCCGTCCATGCTCCACGCCACGCCGCGCACCTGCTCGGCGGCCTCGCTGCACAGGAACACCGCCAGCGCGCCGAGCTGCTCGGGCGAGACGAATTCGCCGGAGGGCTGCTTCTCCATCAGCAGCTCCTTCTTGGCCTGCAGGACGGGAATGCCCTCTTTCTCGGCGCGCGCGTCGATCTGCTTCTGCACCAGCGGCGTCAGCACCCAGCCCGGGCAGATCGCGTTGACGGTGACGCCGGTCTGCGCGGTCTCCACCGCCGCCGCCTTGGTCAGGCCGACGATGCCGTGCTTGGCCGCCACGTAGGCCGACTTCTGCGCCGACGCCACCAGCCCGTGCGCGGAGGCGATGTTGACGATGCGGCCCCAGTTCTTGCGCTTCATGCCCGGCACCGCGAGCCGCGTGGTGTGGAACGCCGACGACAGGTTGATGGCGAGGATGGCGTCCCAGCGCTCGGCCGGGAAGTCTTCCACGTTGGCCACGTACTGGATGCCGGCGTTGTTGACGAGGATGTCCACGCCGCCGAATTCGGCATCGGCGTAGGCGAACATCGCCTCGATCTCGGCGGGCTTGCTCATGTCGGCGCCGTGGTAGCCGACGCGGACGGCATCCTTGCCGGCCCCGGCGATCCGGGCCTTGGGCCCGTCCACGTCACCAAAGCCGTTCATGACGATGTTGGCGCCCTGCGCCGCGAGCGCGCAGGCGATGCCCAGGCCGATGCCGCTGGTGGAGCCGGTCACCAGGGCGGTTTTTCCTTGTAGCATGACGTTCTCCGGTTTACAGCAGGTTGACGCCCGTCTTCGACTGGATGTCCTCGCGCGAGACACCCGGTGCGGCTTCCACCAGCTTCAGGCCATGCTCGGTCACGTCGATCACGCCCAGGTCAGTGATGATGCGGTCGACCACGCCCACGCCCGTCAGCGGCAGCGTGCAGTTGGGCAGGATCTTCAGGTCTTCGGTGCCGTCCTTCTTCTTGGCGGTGTGCTCCATCAGCACGATCACGCGCTTGACGCCCGCGACCAGGTCCATCGCGCCGCCCATGCCCTTGACCATCTTGCCCGGGATCATCCAGTTGGCCAGATCGCCCGTCTCGCTGATCTGCATCGCGCCCAGGATGGCCAGGTTGATGTGCCCGCCGCGGATCATGGCAAACGAATCCGCCGAGGAGAAGATCGACGAGCCCGGCAGCGTCGTCACGGTCTGCTTGCCAGCGTTGATCATGTCGGGATCGACCTCGTCGTCGGTCGGGAACGGGCCGATGCCGAGCAGGCCGTTCTCCGACTGCAGCCACACCTCCATGCCGTCCGGCACGTGGTTGGCGACCAGCGTCGGCAGGCCGATGCCCAGGTTCACATAGAAGCCGTCCTGCAGCTCCCTGGCTGCGCGCGCAGCCATTTCATCACGCGTCCATGCCATGTTCGGTCTCCTGATCGTCCTGGTTAGTTGGCGCGCACGGTGCGCTGCTCGATGCGTTTTTCCGGATGGGCGTTCAGCACGATGCGCTGCACGAACACGCCCGGGGTGTGGACCTC containing:
- a CDS encoding RidA family protein; the protein is MSTELKRYNVEHRYSDAAVYNGVVYVAGQVPETTLDGDIAAQTAEVLATIDRVLAANGSDKTRILMCQIFLKDIAEIGAMNVVWDQWVAPGNAPPRATVEAALANPQYRIEIVVTAARKG
- a CDS encoding alpha/beta fold hydrolase, which translates into the protein MPVSPRLASVQCLSQSGLHRMAYHEWGDPQNPRVLVCVHGLTRTGRDFDVLAQALCNDYRVVCPDVVGRGRSDWLADPRGYVIPQYVADMVTLLARLNVESVDWFGTSMGGLIGMSLAGLPKSPIRKLLINDVGPRVTQTSLSRIGAYVGLDVRFKTFDEGLAYLKTISASFGPHTPEQWRALNTAILKPQGGEWILHYDLRLAEPFKNATPELIEAGESQLWNLFGANPGEVLVVRGAQSDLLTRETLEAMRQRGQHVRTVEIPDVGHAPTFVQPDQVAIARQFFLGQ
- a CDS encoding 3-hydroxybutyrate dehydrogenase, with amino-acid sequence MLQGKTALVTGSTSGIGLGIACALAAQGANIVMNGFGDVDGPKARIAGAGKDAVRVGYHGADMSKPAEIEAMFAYADAEFGGVDILVNNAGIQYVANVEDFPAERWDAILAINLSSAFHTTRLAVPGMKRKNWGRIVNIASAHGLVASAQKSAYVAAKHGIVGLTKAAAVETAQTGVTVNAICPGWVLTPLVQKQIDARAEKEGIPVLQAKKELLMEKQPSGEFVSPEQLGALAVFLCSEAAEQVRGVAWSMDGGWVAQ
- the thrS gene encoding threonine--tRNA ligase translates to MIAITLPDGSRREFPGPVTVAEVAQSIGAGLAKAALAGRIDGQLVDTSFRIEQSVDLAIVTDKDVDGLDVIRHSTAHLLAYAVKELYPEAQVTIGPVIENGFYYDFAYKRPFTPEDLVAIEKRMAELAKKDEKVTREVWSRDDAVKLFEGMGEKYKAEIIASIPQDQEIGLYREGNFVDLCRGPHVPSTGKLKVFKLMKVAGAYWRGDSNNEMLQRIYGTAWAKKEDQEAYLHMLEEAEKRDHRKLGKVLDLFHLQEEAPGMVFWHPKGWQIWQAVEQYMRGRLAGAGYSEVRTPQVMDRGLWERSGHWENYKENMFVTESEKREYAIKPMNCPGHVQIFNHGLRSYRDLPLRLAEFGACHRNEPSGALHGLMRVRGFVQDDAHIFCTEGQIMAEAKDFNDLAFSVYEDFGFENVAVKLALRPDKRAGSDDIWDHAEDGLRTALRACGVEWEELPGEGAFYGPKVEYHIKDAIGRSWQCGTLQLDLVLPERLDAEYVAEDNSRKRPVMLHRAILGSFERFLGILLENHAGALPLWLAPEQVVVMSIADAHAEYAESVAQSLQKQGFRASADLRNEKITYKIREHSLQKVPYLVVVGDKERDGNQVAVRARGNVDLGSMPVSTFVERLQNDFANKS
- a CDS encoding RelA/SpoT family protein, with the translated sequence MNSKTDRPAGGAGAPADKAAREAAVARALECLADHAGDHQTLTGEPLMSHARGTVAILEGLRVDAPSLQAAALFLLPILATDNERAIEPAFGDEVARLVHDVRQLLRIGAIAGMVSPAEAGVTRKNEAEARRAQVEALRKMLLAFAQDIRVVLIRLASRLQSLRWLAQNKLPAPEGMARETLDIYAPLANRLGIWQLKWELEDLGFRFEDPDTYKRIARLLDEKRIEREKFIGEAIARLQQTLRDAGIHAEVSGRPKHIYSIWRKMRGKELDFADLYDVRAFRVIVDDIKDCYTVLGFVHHMWQPIPKEFDDYISRPKTNGYKSLHTVVIGDDGRALEVQIRTREMHHFAEYGVAAHWRYKEAGSKGYAGQFSASERYDEKIAWLRQLLAWKDDAEHTVAQEDSPWEQLKHTELDDHIYVLTPQARVIALPQGATAVDFAYYLHSDLGHRCRGARVDGTMVPLNTSLKNGQTVEIVTVKQGGPSRDWLNPELHYLASNRARAKVRAWFNALELEETLAQGRILIDKTLQREGKTAVNLEELAAKLGFKTPDELYAMVAKDEFSLRHVEAVLRTDGAPPAPADDEVLITKKSRATSVARGAKSGVLVVGVDSLLTQMSRCCKPAPPDAIVGFVTRGRGVSIHRQNCATFQQLAARAPGRVIQTEWGNRGEAVYPVDIHVEALDRQGLLRDISEILSREKINVTGVRTLSSKGVAKMQFTAEVSEATQLQRALILIEEVTGVLSARRK